Proteins encoded together in one Ipomoea triloba cultivar NCNSP0323 chromosome 4, ASM357664v1 window:
- the LOC116015754 gene encoding transcription factor bHLH167-like, whose protein sequence is MQPNCCSSLPPKSGRHLTEKHRRQQMRGLYRRLASLVPHENSLEKSPAFDVLDHATNYIKQLESNINELKARKDSLQLPVVIAVNESEGGESLEINIVCGLEKKEVMKMHKVFRILQEEGAEVVSATNSTVGLNIYHTIICKAFSPRIGMDTIRVQERLKNFISDLI, encoded by the exons ATGCAGCCCAACTGCTGTAGTTCATTGCCACCCAAATCTGGCCGGCATTTGACGGAGAAACATCGGCGGCAGCAAATGAGAGGCCTTTATCGTCGCCTCGCCTCTCTCGTACCCCATGAAAACTCTCTG GAAAAATCTCCGGCCTTTGACGTGTTGGATCATGCCACTAACTACATCAAACAACTAGAGAGCAACATTAATGAGCTGAAAGCAAGAAAGGATAGCCTACAATTACCAGTCGTAATAGCCGTGAATGAAAGTGAGGGAGGTGAAAGTTTGGAGATAAATATAGTGTGTGGATTGGAGAAGAAGGAGGTGATGAAGATGCATAAAGTGTTTCGAATTCTTCAAGAGGAAGGCGCAGAAGTTGTGAGTGCAACAAACTCCACTGTGGGTCTCAACATCTACCATacaattatttgcaag GCATTTTCACCCAGAATTGGAATGGACACCATTCGAGTGCAAGAACGGTTGAAGAACTTTATTTCTGATCTCATATGA